The stretch of DNA TAATTGATTCTGCGGTACTTACCAGAGTGACTATCGAGTTGTTTGTCGATTGTGTAGTTATCCTTAATCGGCTTACAGTAGTGTCCGTAAGTCGCTGATCGGCTAAACGGGTGACTATCCCTGTTTTTCACTCTTTTGCGGAGTCTCGGACATTTACTCCAGAGGTCGCTGTCTCTTACTCGGTCAATAAAGTAGTCGTGGAATTTGAGAGATGTGAGCCGGTAGTAATGCTTGTCCTTGTTCATCGAAACGTGGATATGAAGCCCCATTGAGGCATTTATCTCTCTTATCTTGCCGTAGAGGGTTCTAACAGATGTCTCAAGATCTTCAATCTCTTCTGGATAATCCACTGGGTCGCTGACGTACTCTTTACTCTCTGCCTGTGGCTTTTCTGTAGTTATTGAACTGTCGTACTCTCTCCTGAATCGGGCAACCTCTTTTCTCCGGTTTTGAAGATTCTTGTCTATAGCACATTCAACTTCTATACCTACTTTGTCTATCCATAGGCCTGAAATCCATATCACCTATACCACGATTATGGCTTTACTTTTATAAAAATATCAACATAATCACCATACAGGTGGTTAACCTTGACCGACTACCAAGACTTCAAAGAACAAGACATGGACGAAGGCGACCTATTCAAAGCCATAGTCCACCGACAAGACAACGGAAAAATCCTCTTCTACATGGAAACAACCGAAGACATAGAGGAATTTTTCCAAACAGAAAACACAGGCCAATCCAGCCAATGGAAAAACGGAGACGACAGTTTCCACAACTTCTACAAAAGACAGTACGAGAGAAACGGGCCTTCAGAGATGGCCGAATACTTCACAGGAAAGAACGACAAATTCGGCGGAAGTTACGTAGAACAAGGACAAATCAACATAGGCCTTCTAAGAACCGTAGGAATAAGCGACGGAGTAGAGTTTGAGATTCCAGCGAACTACAGCGAAGAAACCCTCAAAGAATCCGTCGAGACTCTCAAAAACGTTGTAGAGGAGATTTATAAGAAGTTCATCAGGCCTGTAAACGTGAAGACAGTCATAACGGTGGAGGAGCTATAAAGCTCCTCTAACCATCTTTTCCAATAATCCAGCCTTCAGACCTTGAGACAGAGATTTTCTGAGCCATAGAACACTGGTGGCTCCAAATTTGTAGGGAGAACCCTGCCGCCTTCCAGATGCTCTAAACACCTGTCTCTGCTCTCTTCAGAATAGAAGCTGTGGGGAGAAGAACCCCCGCTTGTCGATTCATACGGCCTGGAGGTCGATGCGGCTGCAGCTCAGAGAGATATGCTATCTGAAGATGGAATCCGTGGAATCAATAAACTCTACCAGATCTCCGAGATCGCGGTTGCCCTCGATCATATTCTATCGACGACTCTGCTCGTCTTTTTCTTTTTATGTTTAGTTCTATGTAATAATATTCTGCTCGTTGGTGTTCTGACGCAGAAGCAGTATCGGCATTATGTTTATAAATATCACTTTTGTTAAACAACAGTAAGGTAGATAACATGGTCAAAGAACCCGAGATCGAAGAACTACTCAAAGACTTCCCGTTTAGCAACAAAAACCGCGACAGACAGCTCAAAGTCCTCAGCCAGTATATCATAGAATCACCAGGCCTCAATAAGAGCGAGCTGGCAGAACGACTCAACATAAACAGAGGAACCGTCACCAAAATCGAAGAAACTTGGGAGGACCTTCACCAAGAAGAGAAAGCAGCTCTTACAGATTACCTTCGGCAGAAATATCTCGAAGTCGCAAATCTGCCTGCTGACGCCGCCAGCTACCAAGAGGCCTAACTCAGAGATATTTTATTGACGTCTACCAAAACCTAGTAGAATCTCCACTCAACCCCTATGTACATCAAACAGCTCCACCCATTCCCAATCACCGTTACCGCCGAAGAACTCTACATACCCATCATGCTCTAAATCACTGAGATCACCTACATACTCAGAGAAAATCGGGTCAGCAATCAACCAAAAACCATCCCGACCAGCTTCCTTCTCCCACGCCACATCTCCAATACCCACACCCAACTCCCTACTATAAAACTCCGTCAAAACATCCGCAATCAAATCAGGATCAGAAACAGGACAGTACACCTCTGGCAACACATGAAGCTCACCGACCGGACTATCCACACGAATAAAACGTACCTCAAGGCCTCCCGCCAAATACATAGAAGCCAACAACACACTCTGGTCCTGACAATCACCCTTCAACTTGTGCATCATCTCACCAGGATCAAAAGGAGTCCTCCCAGTACGCTCATACGTAGAGGCCTCAGCCAGCAAATAATGCAGGCCACAAGCCTTCACAACGTACTCAGGGAAACGAGTCGGCTCAAAAAAATCCTTCAACGCAGAATCTACGAACCCAAACCGCTCCGGAGCAGCATATTTAAAAAACTCTTCACGCTGCATCCGTCACCGCTGATTCTTTTCCATCTCTTCCTGGAATCGGTCAACCATCTCATCCACTGACACGCTCGAACCGTCATCACGGCCCTCAGAACGCTCCTCTTGTCCCGGAGAACCATCATCCCGAGGCATATCAACATCCCTACCTCCCAAGATCATCGAGGCCTGATGCTCATCAATCACTCCACGCTGCTGCAACATTATAACCTGCTCAGGGCTTAAATCCGCAACCTCCAATCCCCGGCTATGCATTTTCTGAGCCATTCCATCATCCGAAGAACCCAGATCTATGTCATCAAGGCTCGGAGGGTCAGGAATCTCACGACCGCGCTCTCCCCGTCTATTCTCAACCTGAGTGGCATCAATACCTTCACGCTCCACACCCTCTTTCCGGTCTTCCTCACTGGCTTCAGAAGCCGCTCTCGCTAAGTCAGTGACAAACTTTCCCAGCGACGGAGACTCATCGCTGTCAAAGCCAGTATCATCCATTTCATCATACTGCTCAGCAACATCGTTGAAGAAATCCCCAAACGAGTCGTAGTCCTTACCCATGTGTTGTGAGCCTCTCGCTTACCACGATGTAACCAGTTCCAACACCAAAAGAATCAGGCACTCAGGCGGGATCACACAAGATCCAGCATCGCTGGTCAGAGCGCTCTACACAGTTGTCTACAGAATCGGTTCGAAACGGTAGGGCAAAAGGGCGGTTATAGGCCTTAACGGCCCGAAATATAGGAGCACGTTTCGATCAAAACAGAGAAAATTTCGAACCGCTCTTCGGCCACTAGAGGCGATGTACAGATTCGCTGTAGATCGCCAAGCGACCAGGACCTCGTTTATAAACACCCCTTGGAAATTTTTTGGAGGTGGGGCACCCTTTGGAACCCCTCTTGGGTTCCCTGATAAGGAGTTTCTCCGGAAACGGTGACGGAAAACGGTGGAGAGACAACTTATACTGTGGAAATATAGAAGTAAGTCTCAGAATTTTCTATTTGAGATTTCCGGAGGAACGAGATCTCGACTTTTTACGACTGACAGGTGATGAATCGAGGGTCAAAACTAGGATAAAGGAAGTGACTATGCTAAATTACCTACCGAGCGATTTTTTTAAAGACGTCATGCATCTGTGTGTGACGATTTCCGGAGAAACTAGGTATATAGAGAAACAGAATATAACAGTGTTATATGGTATATTTCATTTATTATATTTCTTAGATAGTCATTTCTTTATAAGGACGATAGTGAGATTCCAGTTCACTCGGAGTCAATCTATGCTTGATCGGAGCTTCTCCGGAAATGGTGTGACACAGGCAACTCTGTTGAAAGCAGTACTTCTGCGGAAATCAAAGAAATGCTTGAAGAAAAGGTATAAAAAGAATTGTTTGAATACTTAATTTATTCCTATGACAGGTGCGGAATCATCAACAATCTTCGGAAACTATTCAGAAAATCCCATATTCAACTCAGAAGTCCCACTCAGCTACGAACATATCCCAGACATAGACGATATTGTAGGGCGAGATGAAGAGATAAAAAAGCTGACCAACACTCTCCAGAGACTACCACAAGGAGAACACGCTGTCCCCTTTATGGTGACTGGCGATACGGGCTATGGCAAGACAACCGTCGTCAAATCAGTTCTTGACGAACTCGAGACTGAGATGACCAACGTAGGTCTCGACTTCGTGTACACATACATCGAGGACAGAGAAAACGAGCGAGAGGTACTCCGAAAACTCACCAAAGATCTCGATTTAGACTACAACGGTAGTGATCTCAGTATGTATTATCAAAGACTGCGGGAGGAAATCAAGGAGAGGGATCTCAACTATACCATAGTTCTGGACGATATAGATGCGCTCTTCAACAAAAACGGGCGAAAGGACCACGGTAACACTGTTCTCAAGAAGCTGTATGAGGCCCGGAAAGACGTTATGAACAACAGCGATGGCAGTCTCCTCATTATCGGTGTCACAAATAACGCGAATATCACTACCCAACTTGATCCAAAAAACAGGTCACGCTATGCTGATGACGCTATCCAGTTCTCTCCTTACAACGCCAACCAGCTAAGACAGATTCTTCGAGTCCGTGCTGAGAAGGCCTTCAAAAGCCATGCCCTGGAAGAAGGTGTTGTAGGCAAGATTGCTGCTCAAGTAGCTCAAGGGCAGGGTGACGCTCGGAAAGCTATCCGGATTCTCCGAAAGGCCGGGAAGATTGCTGAGAACAATGAGTTCGAAAAGGTCAGGAAGAAACACGTCGATGAGGCCAAAGTCCGAGTTGAAAGAGAGTCGGTACTGCAGACAGCTAAAAATCTGCCAAAGCAGAAGAAGATAATGCTGTATTCTATCCTCGAAGAGAAGCGAAAATCTCCGAAGTACAAGCACCTGTTCAGTAAGTATGAGAAAGTCTGTAGGAATGAGGATGTGAATCCTGTGGGTGAACGACAGCGCCGCAACATCATCGAAGATCTGGATATGTTGGGCCTGATTTCAACTGAGACGGTCACTGTGAAGGATGGTAGAGGGAACACTAATGCTGTAAATGTTGAAATCGAGGAAGAAGAAGTCAGAGAGGACTTTGTCGAGTACATGGATGAGGAGGTTTTCGGCTACGAATAGATCCAGGCGGTGCTCATTACTGAGAAAGATTTATAAATAAAATATCATAACTATTTGTTAAGACGATGACAGCAGCAGATCGACGTACAGTTCAGGTCACTCCACAACCTGAGATCAATTCCGTTCCAAAAGCGGTTCAAAACCATCGAGAACAGCAGCAGGAAGACGAAGAGGACGAAGACCTCGGAATAGTGAAACGGGCGAAGAACTCAGACTTTACAGCGATCAGTATGCAGGACCAGGCCTCTGGTACCGATTCTTCTGTTGAAGCTGAATCCTTGAAGAAGTACCTCGACGGTGAGCATCAGCAGTGAGTGACTTAGTTTGTAAGAAATGTGGGACCAAGGTCACCTACAACCAAGCTGAAGCACTCGATAATGCCAGAGATGAAGATGGGGATAATGTAGAACAAGATTGCAACCATAGATTCGAATATCCTGAGACAGAGCTACCGTATGATAGTGACAAATATTCAGTAGTTCGAAGCTCTCCCGTCAAACATACTCGCTTTGGCGAAATCGTGATGACTGGCACGAAAGAGAGAATGAAGGAAGAAGCCTGGGAGAAGGACAAAGTTTCTGATATGATGTATACTGACCACAAAATCGCTGATCTCGAAGAGATGGGATTCAAAGGTGAGAATCGGTAGTGGAGAAGGAGCGTTTGAAGGGCTTCATCATAGCGAAGCTCAACAACTCAGTATTCCACGATAAGGATAGATTCCTGGAGAAGACGAAGAAGCATCTTGAGCCTGTGCATCTGGAAGCTGATGTCGATGAGTGCTTTGAGGAGCTCATCGAGGAAGACTGGATTGAATACCACGAGGAAGGCAACAACGTAGAGCAGGTGCTTCCTGAGTCTGAGAAAAAGCAGAAAACACTACTGGACAGTACAGGGTGATGCCTGAATCGCTGATTACGTAGAGCCACGGTACAATCCAGAATTGAACGAAGGCCTTGGGGGGACAGTCGAGTTCGGAGAAGAAGACGAGGAATACCTGTTTCCTCGTGACCTGCCAGCCGACAAGGTCCGAAAGATCCTCGAGAATCAGGATGCAGATATCTACGGTTCTCAGTTTCCCGGCTTCCGAGTTGAAACCAGTCAGGGAGTCCGGTACGATGTGATCCACCTGGATGAAAGTGAGCCGGTGGATGCGATCGGGATTTACGACGTCGACGAGGGTGAAGTCCTGGAGTTTTACGAGATGGATGAGCTCGTTGAGGAGGTCGGTGCGGTATGAAGCCGTTTGATTCGAGCGTTGTGAAGGGTACGCCGGGGAGCATTCTGTCGGCAGCTGCTGATGAGGAAGAACAGACAGTTTCCGAGATAGCACTGCAGGTTGAGACACCGCAGTCCTACGTCGGGAAGATCCTCAGCGATCTTGAGGACGAAGGATTCGTTGAATCTCGAAGGTCGGAGGATGATGCTAGGAAACGTCTGTACTCTCTGACGCAGTTGGGGAGAGATTTTCTCGATGTATTGGAGAGGGCCTACGAGGAGGGCTGACTCGTTTCCTCCCTCTTTCCAATCTTCTATAAAAATATAGATTTTCCAAGTTGTTCTTGTGTCTCTTCACGACCGGTTGCTGCAGCAGGCGAAGGAAGCAGGTATCGACGATGACGAGGAAGTTCGGAAGTATTTGGAGATCATCGATAACTGTCCGAACGACAAGATCAAACAGCAATTTGCCAAGAAGCTCAGAGCGAAAATCAGGCAACACCGCAGTCATCCTTTCACCGACAACTACCGGACCTCACAACCTCGATCCTCGATTAATGTGGGACGGGGCTGGAA from Haloarcula litorea encodes:
- a CDS encoding MarR family winged helix-turn-helix transcriptional regulator, which gives rise to MKPFDSSVVKGTPGSILSAAADEEEQTVSEIALQVETPQSYVGKILSDLEDEGFVESRRSEDDARKRLYSLTQLGRDFLDVLERAYEEG
- a CDS encoding amidoligase family protein, coding for MIWISGLWIDKVGIEVECAIDKNLQNRRKEVARFRREYDSSITTEKPQAESKEYVSDPVDYPEEIEDLETSVRTLYGKIREINASMGLHIHVSMNKDKHYYRLTSLKFHDYFIDRVRDSDLWSKCPRLRKRVKNRDSHPFSRSATYGHYCKPIKDNYTIDKQLDSHSGKYRRINYMKHKYDTVEFRLFPAMESPSKVMEAVDLVTTSINAYLREGLYSDSIGTELTKNDAVGSPRPEKTISIESSVDKKVNHDV
- a CDS encoding winged helix-turn-helix transcriptional regulator is translated as MVKEPEIEELLKDFPFSNKNRDRQLKVLSQYIIESPGLNKSELAERLNINRGTVTKIEETWEDLHQEEKAALTDYLRQKYLEVANLPADAASYQEA
- a CDS encoding Cdc6/Cdc18 family protein; protein product: MTGAESSTIFGNYSENPIFNSEVPLSYEHIPDIDDIVGRDEEIKKLTNTLQRLPQGEHAVPFMVTGDTGYGKTTVVKSVLDELETEMTNVGLDFVYTYIEDRENEREVLRKLTKDLDLDYNGSDLSMYYQRLREEIKERDLNYTIVLDDIDALFNKNGRKDHGNTVLKKLYEARKDVMNNSDGSLLIIGVTNNANITTQLDPKNRSRYADDAIQFSPYNANQLRQILRVRAEKAFKSHALEEGVVGKIAAQVAQGQGDARKAIRILRKAGKIAENNEFEKVRKKHVDEAKVRVERESVLQTAKNLPKQKKIMLYSILEEKRKSPKYKHLFSKYEKVCRNEDVNPVGERQRRNIIEDLDMLGLISTETVTVKDGRGNTNAVNVEIEEEEVREDFVEYMDEEVFGYE